The Georgenia faecalis genome includes a window with the following:
- the coaA gene encoding type I pantothenate kinase: MTSPGGSPPSPFVEFDRESWSRLSASTPLPLTDADVRRLRGLGDPVDLAEVDTVYRPLSRLLGLYVDAARRLDASTATFLGGPVARTPYVIGVAGSVAVGKSTTSRVLRELMRRWPGTPNVELVTTDGFLHPNAELERRGILDRKGFPESYDQRALLRFLAAVKAGVAEVSAPVYDHLTYDIVPGASVPVRNPDVLIVEGLNVLQPARTTADGSPSLAVSDFFDFSLYVDARTSDVRRWYVERFLSLRRTAFAEPQSYFHRYASLDDDAAVAKATSIWATINEPNLVQNILPTRGRATLVLTKAGDHRMHRMRLRKV, translated from the coding sequence GTGACCTCGCCCGGCGGCTCTCCGCCCTCACCCTTCGTCGAGTTCGACCGCGAGTCGTGGAGCCGGCTGTCGGCGTCCACCCCGCTACCGCTCACCGACGCGGACGTGCGCCGCCTGCGCGGCCTGGGCGACCCCGTGGACCTCGCCGAGGTCGACACCGTCTACCGGCCCCTGTCCCGGCTGCTCGGCCTCTACGTCGACGCCGCGCGTCGGCTCGACGCGTCCACCGCGACGTTCCTCGGCGGGCCCGTGGCGCGCACGCCCTACGTCATCGGGGTCGCGGGCTCGGTCGCCGTCGGCAAGTCGACGACGTCGCGGGTGCTGCGCGAGCTCATGCGCCGCTGGCCGGGCACCCCGAACGTCGAGCTGGTCACCACCGACGGCTTCCTGCACCCCAACGCCGAGCTCGAGCGGCGCGGGATCCTCGACCGCAAGGGCTTCCCCGAGTCCTACGACCAGCGGGCCCTGCTGCGCTTCCTCGCGGCGGTCAAGGCCGGCGTGGCCGAGGTGAGCGCCCCGGTCTACGACCACCTCACCTACGACATCGTCCCGGGGGCGTCGGTGCCGGTGCGCAACCCCGACGTCCTCATCGTCGAGGGCCTCAACGTGCTCCAGCCGGCGCGGACGACAGCGGACGGGTCCCCCAGCCTCGCCGTGAGCGACTTCTTCGACTTCTCCCTCTACGTCGACGCCCGGACGTCGGACGTGCGGCGCTGGTACGTCGAGCGCTTCCTCTCGCTGCGCCGAACGGCCTTCGCGGAGCCGCAGTCGTACTTCCACCGCTACGCGAGCCTCGACGACGACGCGGCGGTCGCCAAGGCGACGTCGATCTGGGCGACGATCAACGAACCGAACCTCGTGCAGAACATCCTGCCCACCCGGGGCCGGGCGACGCTGGTGCTCACCAAGGCGGGCGACCACCGCATGCACCGCATGCGGCTGCGCAAGGTCTGA
- a CDS encoding DedA family protein produces MTELMAAVEESVLGLAGSPWILLAVFVLATIDGFFPPVPSESVVIAVAVLAITGEGPSLWLLIAAAAAGAFSGDLIAFGVGTKVPIHRLRMFQGDRGQGALAWASRALATRGTVFILSARFVPVGRVAVNMTAGAVAYPRRRFIVIAAIAAVIWGGYSTLLGMGAGVFLHEHPLVAVAVGVLGGVLLGFVVDAVLKRVSRRMGRADDGAAVDGPAVEGGAPEGPPAGA; encoded by the coding sequence GTGACCGAGCTCATGGCGGCGGTCGAGGAGTCCGTCCTCGGCCTCGCCGGCTCGCCCTGGATCCTCCTCGCGGTCTTCGTGCTCGCCACCATCGACGGGTTCTTCCCGCCGGTGCCGAGCGAGTCCGTCGTCATCGCGGTCGCCGTCCTCGCCATCACCGGGGAGGGCCCGAGCCTCTGGCTGCTCATCGCGGCGGCCGCGGCCGGCGCGTTCAGCGGGGACCTCATCGCGTTCGGGGTGGGCACCAAGGTCCCCATCCACCGGTTGCGGATGTTCCAGGGCGACCGGGGCCAGGGGGCCCTGGCATGGGCGAGCCGCGCGCTGGCGACCCGGGGCACGGTGTTCATCCTCTCCGCGCGGTTCGTCCCGGTCGGCCGCGTGGCCGTCAACATGACCGCGGGGGCCGTCGCCTACCCCCGGCGCCGGTTCATCGTCATCGCCGCCATCGCCGCGGTGATCTGGGGCGGCTACTCCACGCTGCTCGGCATGGGCGCCGGGGTGTTCCTCCACGAGCACCCGCTCGTCGCGGTCGCGGTGGGGGTGCTCGGCGGCGTCCTGCTCGGGTTCGTCGTCGACGCCGTCCTCAAGCGGGTGTCCCGGCGGATGGGCCGCGCGGACGACGGTGCCGCGGTCGACGGCCCCGCCGTCGAGGGCGGCGCCCCGGAGGGTCCCCCCGCCGGCGCCTGA
- the glmM gene encoding phosphoglucosamine mutase — translation MPRLFGTDGVRGLANRDVSAELALDLGAAAAHVLATSGQFDGHRPRAVIGRDTRLSGEFLGSAIAAGLASAGVDVIQVGVLPTPGVAYLTSSMDVDLGVVISASHNPMPDNGIKFFARGGRKLDDAVEDAIEARLGAQWERPVGAQVGSIGEDARAADRAYVDHLVSAVGVDLAGLRIAVDCANGAASAVGPLALREAGADVVVINASPDGRNINDACGSTHPEQLQAVTVASGADLGVAFDGDADRCLAVDHTGALVDGDQIMGLLAVAMKEEGTLANDTLVVTVMSNLGLLLAMRDAGIATVQTAVGDRYVLEAMRAGGHTLGGEQSGHIINSAHASTGDGLLSALLIGAQVVRTGRPLADLASVVHRLPQVLVNVPGVDKSRTASDEALLDAVAGAERELGETGRVLLRPSGTEPLVRVMVEAASQDQADDVARRLAGVVKDRLAL, via the coding sequence ATGCCGCGACTGTTCGGGACCGACGGGGTCCGTGGGCTGGCCAACCGGGACGTGAGCGCGGAGCTCGCCCTCGACCTCGGCGCTGCCGCCGCCCACGTGCTCGCGACCTCTGGCCAGTTCGACGGCCACCGCCCGCGGGCGGTCATCGGTCGGGACACCCGGCTGTCGGGGGAGTTCCTCGGCTCGGCCATCGCCGCGGGCCTGGCCAGTGCCGGCGTCGACGTCATCCAGGTCGGCGTGCTGCCCACGCCCGGCGTCGCATACCTCACGTCGAGCATGGACGTCGACCTCGGCGTCGTCATCTCCGCCTCGCACAACCCCATGCCGGACAACGGCATCAAGTTCTTCGCGCGCGGCGGCCGCAAGCTCGACGACGCCGTCGAGGACGCCATCGAGGCGCGGCTCGGCGCCCAGTGGGAGCGCCCCGTCGGTGCCCAGGTCGGCTCCATCGGCGAGGACGCCCGGGCCGCCGACCGCGCCTACGTCGACCACCTCGTCTCCGCCGTCGGCGTCGACCTCGCCGGCCTGCGGATCGCCGTCGACTGCGCCAACGGCGCCGCCAGCGCGGTCGGGCCGCTGGCGCTGCGCGAGGCGGGGGCCGACGTCGTCGTCATCAACGCCTCCCCCGACGGGCGCAACATCAACGACGCCTGCGGCTCCACGCACCCGGAGCAGCTCCAGGCGGTCACCGTCGCCTCGGGCGCGGACCTGGGCGTCGCCTTCGACGGCGACGCCGACCGCTGCCTGGCGGTGGACCACACGGGTGCGCTCGTCGACGGCGACCAGATCATGGGCCTGCTCGCCGTGGCGATGAAGGAGGAGGGCACGCTCGCCAACGACACCCTCGTCGTCACCGTCATGAGCAACCTCGGTCTCCTGCTCGCCATGCGCGACGCCGGCATCGCCACCGTCCAGACGGCCGTCGGTGACCGGTACGTCCTCGAGGCGATGCGCGCCGGCGGGCACACCCTGGGCGGGGAGCAGTCCGGGCACATCATCAACTCGGCGCACGCCTCCACCGGTGACGGGCTGCTCAGCGCGCTGCTCATCGGCGCGCAGGTGGTGCGCACCGGGCGGCCGCTGGCGGACCTCGCCTCCGTCGTGCACCGGCTGCCGCAGGTGCTCGTCAACGTCCCCGGCGTCGACAAGTCCCGCACCGCCTCCGACGAGGCCCTCCTCGACGCGGTGGCCGGGGCCGAGCGCGAGCTCGGGGAGACCGGCCGCGTGCTCCTGCGTCCCTCGGGCACCGAGCCGCTCGTGCGCGTCATGGTCGAGGCGGCCTCCCAGGACCAGGCCGACGACGTCGCCCGTCGGCTTGCGGGCGTGGTGAAGGACCGGCTGGCGTTGTGA
- the rpsI gene encoding 30S ribosomal protein S9 gives MAETTAEIELDDESVPSSYTSESAAPAAGLGQSITAPGQAIGRRKEAVARVRLVPGTGQWKVNGRTLEDYFPNKLHQQLVNAPFALLDIEGRFDVVARIDGGGISGQAGALRLGVARALNAIDTESNRPALKKAGFLTRDARVVESKKAGLKKARKAPQYSKR, from the coding sequence GTGGCTGAGACCACTGCCGAGATCGAGCTGGACGACGAGTCCGTCCCCAGCAGCTACACCAGCGAGAGTGCTGCCCCCGCAGCCGGTCTGGGCCAGAGCATCACCGCTCCGGGCCAGGCCATCGGGCGCCGCAAGGAAGCGGTTGCCCGCGTCCGCCTCGTCCCCGGAACCGGGCAGTGGAAGGTCAACGGGCGCACGCTCGAGGACTACTTCCCCAACAAGCTGCACCAGCAGCTCGTCAACGCCCCGTTCGCCCTCCTGGACATCGAGGGCCGCTTCGACGTGGTCGCGCGTATCGACGGCGGTGGGATCTCCGGCCAGGCCGGCGCGCTGCGCCTCGGTGTGGCCCGGGCGCTCAACGCGATCGACACCGAGTCGAACCGCCCCGCGCTGAAGAAGGCCGGCTTCCTCACCCGCGACGCCCGCGTCGTGGAGAGCAAGAAGGCCGGACTCAAGAAGGCCCGCAAGGCCCCCCAGTACTCCAAGCGCTGA
- the rplM gene encoding 50S ribosomal protein L13 gives MRTYTPKPGDVEKNWYVIDATDVVLGRLATQVATLLRGKHKATFASHVDNGDFVVVINAEKVALTGSKREDKIAYHHSGFPGGLKATNYAQLLAKHPARAVEKAVRGMVPKTTLGRAQLRKLKVYAGPEHPHSAQKPQTFEITQVAQ, from the coding sequence GTGCGCACGTACACACCGAAGCCCGGCGACGTCGAGAAGAACTGGTACGTCATCGACGCCACCGACGTCGTCCTCGGCCGACTGGCGACCCAGGTCGCGACCCTGCTCCGTGGGAAGCACAAGGCGACGTTCGCATCGCACGTGGACAACGGTGACTTCGTCGTCGTCATCAATGCCGAGAAGGTCGCCCTCACCGGCAGCAAGCGCGAGGACAAGATCGCCTACCACCACTCCGGCTTCCCGGGTGGTCTCAAGGCGACCAACTACGCCCAGCTCCTCGCCAAGCACCCGGCTCGCGCGGTCGAGAAGGCAGTCCGGGGCATGGTCCCCAAGACCACGCTGGGCCGCGCCCAGCTCCGCAAGCTGAAGGTCTACGCCGGTCCTGAGCACCCGCACTCCGCTCAGAAGCCGCAGACGTTCGAGATCACCCAGGTCGCCCAGTAA
- a CDS encoding DUF5709 domain-containing protein, producing MSENDMSVEPDTSEAAASMDTTADTSATRQDPSLAGEGDTDQLQKEEMLVERGVDDLADEGVSPPERDPLRGLNLTPREQVEGDTLAERLEQEQPEVWEEAGDQPLPDRQPDRAGRLEALPDDDDPTDTVGEAQSSWAADVGVAGGAATAEEAAMHIVDEDEAPGLTGLVDEGGTPG from the coding sequence ATGAGTGAGAACGACATGTCGGTCGAGCCCGACACCTCGGAAGCGGCCGCGTCCATGGACACCACGGCAGACACCTCGGCCACCCGGCAGGACCCCTCCCTCGCGGGTGAGGGGGACACCGACCAGCTGCAGAAGGAGGAGATGCTCGTCGAGCGCGGGGTCGACGACCTCGCGGACGAGGGCGTCTCCCCGCCCGAGCGGGACCCCCTGCGGGGCCTCAACCTCACGCCCCGGGAGCAGGTCGAGGGGGACACCCTCGCCGAGCGGCTCGAGCAGGAGCAGCCCGAGGTGTGGGAGGAGGCCGGCGACCAGCCCCTCCCCGACCGCCAGCCCGACCGCGCGGGGCGCCTCGAGGCGCTCCCCGACGACGACGACCCCACGGACACCGTGGGCGAGGCGCAGTCGTCCTGGGCGGCGGACGTCGGCGTCGCCGGCGGCGCCGCGACCGCCGAGGAGGCGGCCATGCACATCGTCGACGAGGACGAGGCCCCCGGGCTCACCGGCCTGGTCGACGAGGGCGGCACGCCCGGCTGA